The DNA region CGGGGCCGGCTCGACGTGGGCGTGGGCCGCGGCAACCGGCCGGCCGAGTTCGCGGGCTACCGCGTGCCGCAGGAGGAGAGCCGCGAGCGCTTCAACGAGATCGTGGACGTCATGCGGCGGGCGTGGACCGAGGAGCGCTTCAGCTACGCCGGGCGCTTCTTCACGTTCGACGACGTGCGCGTGATCCCGAAGCCCTTGCAGCGGCCGCACCCGCCGATCTATCAGGTGTGCGTCACCAAGGACGGGATCGAGAACACGGCGCTCCGCGGCTGGCCCATGCTGAACTCCGTGCTGTTCGGCCCCGTGGAGCAGCTGATCGGCACCCGCGACACCTACGTGAACACCCTCAAGAAGTCGGGCCGCAGCGACGCCGAGGTGGCTCGGCTCCTCACGGACTGGGGAGTCTCACGCCAGATCTACGTCGCGGACTCGGACCGCAAGGCGCTCGAGGAGGCGAAGGCGGCCGAGCTCTGGTACCAGGAGTCGTTCCGGCGCTTCGTGATCCCGGACCGCATCGAGGACGCCCACCCGAGCCTCCAGCCCGGCTTCCGCGCGATGGCCGAGCGGCTCTCCAAGGTCACGTGGGAGGCGCTCGTGCGCGAGACGCTCGCCTTCGGCGCGCCCGACACCGTCGCCCGCCACATCGAGACGATGCGCGAGCTGGGCGTCGGCCAGGTGCTCTGCTGGATGAACTTCGGCGGCCTCGCGCAGGACAAGATCCGGCGCTCGATGGAGCTGTTCGCCCGCGAAGTCATGCCGCGCTTCAGGTGAGGGACGAACGATGAAGACGAACTACTTCCTCGAAGGCCCCGCGAAGGCTCCGGTCGTGGTCCTGGCCCACGCGCTCGGCGCGACGCTCCGCCTCTGGGACGCGCAGGCCGAGGCGCTCTCCGGCCGGTACCGCGTCCTCCGCTACGACGTG from Candidatus Methylomirabilota bacterium includes:
- a CDS encoding LLM class flavin-dependent oxidoreductase, with translation MRFGTFYFFQAPPGHGHADIIHRELEQVEWTEELGFDEVWFTEHHFIDYGLSVDPSTLAAAAASRTRRVRIGLAAAILPFHHPLRLAEQMALVDIVSRGRLDVGVGRGNRPAEFAGYRVPQEESRERFNEIVDVMRRAWTEERFSYAGRFFTFDDVRVIPKPLQRPHPPIYQVCVTKDGIENTALRGWPMLNSVLFGPVEQLIGTRDTYVNTLKKSGRSDAEVARLLTDWGVSRQIYVADSDRKALEEAKAAELWYQESFRRFVIPDRIEDAHPSLQPGFRAMAERLSKVTWEALVRETLAFGAPDTVARHIETMRELGVGQVLCWMNFGGLAQDKIRRSMELFAREVMPRFR